A DNA window from Naumovozyma dairenensis CBS 421 chromosome 7, complete genome contains the following coding sequences:
- the IDP3 gene encoding isocitrate dehydrogenase (NADP(+)) IDP3 (similar to Saccharomyces cerevisiae IDP2 (YLR174W) and IDP3 (YNL009W); ancestral locus Anc_1.396): MSKIQVKTPIVEMDGDEMTRIIWHLIKEKLILPYLQIDIKYFDLSIQNRDATNDQVTIDAANATLKHGVGVKCATITPDEARVKEFNLKKMWKSPNGTIRNILGGTVFREPIIIPKIPRLVSNWEKPIIIGRHAYGDQYKATDLEIPPNKDIKLLIQDKADKEDSKIINVFSFPNDGTGGIAMVMYNTVDSIKGFAKASFIMALKRKLPLFLATKNTILKKYDGRFKSIFDDMYQNEFKEKFEKLGLTYEHRLIDDMVAQMLKSKGGFIIAMKNYDGDVQSDIVAQGFGSLGLMTSQLITPDGKTFQSEAAHGTVTRHYRQYQQGKPTSTNSIASIFAWTSGIIQKGEMDGTPDVVKFGELLQKATIDTVQIDNKMTKDLASLLGQPNYVTTEEFIYAVQKRLNKYISKTYHNHHRCKL, translated from the coding sequence atgtctAAAATCCAAGTTAAAACTCCAATTGTGGAGATGGATGGAGATGAAATGACTCGTATCATATGGCATctaatcaaagaaaaattaatattaccATATTTACAAATtgatatcaaatatttcgATCTTTCCATTCAAAACCGTGACGCTACTAATGATCAAGTAACCATCGATGCTGCAAACGCAACTTTGAAACATGGAGTCGGTGTGAAATGTGCAACCATTACACCAGATGAGGCAAGAGTAaaagaattcaatttgaaaaaaatgtgGAAATCACCAAATGGGACCATTAGAAATATCCTTGGGGGAACTGTATTTAGAGAACCGATTATCATTCCGAAGATTCCAAGGTTGGTCTCTAACTGGGAGAAACCAATCATTATTGGAAGACATGCTTATGGTGATCAATATAAAGCTACTGATTTAGAAATTCCTCCTAATAAGGATATCAAATTGTTGATTCAAGACAAAGCCGACAAGGAAGATTCAAAGATTATAAATGTGTTTAGTTTCCCTAATGATGGTACTGGTGGTATCGCAATGGTTATGTATAATACAGTAGATTCCATAAAAGGATTCGCCAAAGCATCCTTTATAATGGCtttaaaaaggaaattaccattatttttagCAACTAAGAATactattttgaaaaaatacGATGGTAGATTCAAATCAATTTTCGATGACATGTATcaaaatgaattcaaagaaaaatttgagAAATTAGGACTAACCTATGAACATCGTCTAATTGATGATATGGTAGCTCAAATGTTAAAATCTAAAGGTGGATTTATCATTGCTATGAAGAATTATGATGGTGACGTACAATCAGATATCGTTGCTCAAGGATTCGGTTCATTGGGGCTGATGACTTCGCAATTGATAACTCCAGATGGTAAAACTTTCCAAAGTGAGGCAGCACATGGTACTGTAACAAGACATTATAGACAATATCAACAAGGTAAACCCACCTCCACGAACTCTATTGCATCTATCTTTGCATGGACCAGTGGAATCATTCAAAAGGGGGAAATGGATGGAACTCCAGATGTTGTTAAATTTGGTGAGTTATTACAAAAAGCTACTATTGATACTGttcaaattgataataaaatgaCTAAAGATTTGGCTTCATTATTAGGCCAACCAAATTATGTCACTACTGAGGAATTCATATATGCGGTTCAAAAAAGattgaataaatatatctCCAAGACATACCATAATCATCATAGATGCAAACTTTAA